The following coding sequences lie in one Carassius gibelio isolate Cgi1373 ecotype wild population from Czech Republic chromosome A17, carGib1.2-hapl.c, whole genome shotgun sequence genomic window:
- the grem1b gene encoding gremlin-1, which produces MGRIAAPLLTQISSRSSSTLTVPMASSARIALATLFIWVLLLSSPAESKRNRGAIPHPDKNNPNESDQQQQQQQQHQAAPGPGPGPRGRSRGSEEVLESSQEALHVTERRYLKRDWCKTQPLKQTIHEEGCVSRTIINRFCYGQCNSFYIPRHVRREEGAFQSCSFCKPKRFTTMTFTLNCPDQQPPTRKKRVQRVKQCRCISIELD; this is translated from the exons ATGGGACGGATCGCAGCTCCTCTCCTCACACAGATCTCCTCTAGAAGCTCATCTACGCTGACAG TGCCGATGGCCTCCTCCGCTCGGATCGCGCTCGCGACGCTCTTCATCTGGGTTCTTCTCCTGTCGAGTCCCGCCGAATCCAAGCGGAACCGAGGCGCGATTCCTCACCCGGACAAGAACAACCCGAACGAGTCtgaccagcagcagcagcagcagcagcagcatcaggcGGCCCCGGGACCGGGACCGGGCCCCAGAGGCAGGAGCCGCGGCTCGGAGGAGGTTCTGGAGTCCAGTCAGGAGGCTCTGCACGTCACCGAGCGCCGCTACCTGAAGCGGGACTGGTGCAAGACTCAGCCGCTCAAACAGACCATCCACGAGGAGGGCTGCGTCAGCCGCACCATCATCAACCGCTTCTGCTACGGACAGTGCAACTCCTTCTACATCCCGAGGCACGTGCGCAGAGAGGAGGGCGCGTTCCAGTCGTGCTCGTTCTGCAAGCCCAAGCGCTTCACCACCATGACCTTCACCCTCAACTGTCCTGACCAGCAGCCGCCGACGCGGAAGAAGCGCGTGCAGCGCGTCAAACAGTGCCGCTGCATCTCCATCGAGCTGGACTAG
- the arhgap11a gene encoding rho GTPase-activating protein 11A isoform X2: protein MKVLERNVVRLAVVQHLRSVYGIKIKNWNKNRNKQTSSNTVKVFGVALEALPHCHVLDYGDVPCFIADVCTSLLEHLDTEGLFRKSGSVVRVKSLRARLEQGEDCLSTALPLDVAGLLKQFFRELPEPVLTPDLHSAFLKAQELPTDEERTSATVLLSCVLPDRNLNTLRYFFSFLKSVSQRCAENKMDSSNLSVIFAPNLFHCGDGGDKMSSSTEKRLKHQAAAVQRLIDNAQHLGVVPRFLMEKVPVMLGCDAGVFSPSSVSLEDSNAHSDLKKSNRRSLGVFSIATPVIMTPNSKRKLPVESTHTYGFSSKKRRSIKKNLGLELFPNALFGGASTPGSAHSAAGALDSSHSGLLSSVGRNTRASSSSAKRKSRRLRVRRVESGKAGCFSPRVAKKEPVRKSLRLRFSLGKSSRESNVITHSQPGPKRSEVIGFRLATQSSGFHFTKELSPAVLNKSPSKGSRFISVSEDNLLTPQCVSTDHSSSWSRDLSFTRDSFCETPMSLCVKSSSRSEPTIILSKPVLPKSLCCDDSALDSSSEERSHTGPTLLKIKQAFGGSHSDLHSIVTQQNHEEPQDSTCANSEAAETKSVSDSDDNRWLETVNTPLHIDSTLFDSGPKWFVDTSSNGSLCLENKSRGFLKETSGDCSQLVDALDIQSPVAFRLETSNRVQSTPYATRSQTNNNTSLLSELKESLVTDKTDEDQAEMPQNPTGANEARRMRVAEQIKRFNMMTLNSPQTKVVRSPLKLQRTPVRQSVRRINSLIGGRKDTRMGWCSASQRKTVSLESGLQTSSKPKPPVPPEKPAIKALEDVTNKAPKTKCDTLSANKNAAHERPKSILLQVSKSDTSHYRGSPKNPLTQGRLLPVMKPIDI, encoded by the exons ATGAAGGTTTTGGAGCGAAATGTGGTTCGTCTGGCCGTTGTTCAGCATCTCCGATCGGTTTATGGAATAAAAATCAAAAactggaataaaaacagaaacaaacagacaTCGTCGAACACG GTGAAGGTGTTTGGGGTTGCTCTTGAAGCTCTGCCACACTGTCATGTGTTAGACTACGGAGATGTACCCTG TTTTATAGCAGATGTTTGTACGAGTCTCCTGGAGCATCTGGACACCGAGGGGCTCTTCAGGAAGTCTGGTTCTGTGGTGCGGGTCAAGAGCCTCAGG GCCCGACTGGAGCAGGGCGAGGACTGTCTGTCCACTGCTCTCCCGCTGGACGTCGCTGGACTTCTGAAGCAGTTTTTCCGGGAGCTTCCCGAACCGGTTCTGACCCCTGACCTCCACAGTGCTTTCCTGAAGGCCCAGGAGCTGCCCACGGATGAGGAGAGGACCTCGGCCACGGTCCTGCTGTCCTGCGTGCTGCCCGACAGGAATCTAAACACACTGCGGTACTTCTTCAGTTTCCTGAAGAGCGTCTCCCAGCG ATGTGCTGAGAATAAGATGGACAGCAGTAATCTGTCGGTCATCTTCGCTCCTAATCTCTTTCACTGTGGAGACGGCGGGGACAAGATGAGCAGCAGCACAGAGAAGAGACTCAAGCATCAGGCAGCGGCCGTGCAGCGGCTCATAGACAACGCTCAACacctcg GTGTGGTTCCTCGGTTCCTGATGGAGAAGGTTCCAGTCATGTTGGGTTGTGATGCTGGAGTGTTTTCTCCATCGTCTGTGTCTCTAGAAGACAGTAACGCTCACTCAGACCTGAAGAAGAGCAACAGACGCAGTTTAGGAG TTTTCTCCATAGCCACTCCTGTCATCATGACTCCGAACTCCAAGCGTAAGCTTCCTGTCGAGTCGACACACACTTACGGGTTCTCGAGCAAGAAACGCAGGTCCATCAAGAAGAACCTGGGCCTGGAGCTGTTCCCGAACGCTCTGTTTGGAGGAGCGTCTACACCTGGATCAG CACACAGCGCAGCAGGAGCTCTGGACTCGTCTCACAGCGGTTTACTGTCGTCTGTGGGCAGAAACACTCGGGCGTCCAGCAGCTCGGCCAAGAGGAAGAGCAGACGACTCAGAGTCCGCAG AGTTGAATCGGGGAAGGCCGGCTGTTTCTCGCCCAGAGTCGCTAAGAAAGAGCCTGTGAGGAAATCTCTGCGTCTGCGCTTCAGTTTGGGCAAATCCAGCCGAGAGTCT AACGTCATTACACACTCACAACCGGGGCcgaagaggtcagaggtcataggTTTTCGCCTAGCGACACAGAGTTCTGGGTTTCACTTCACCAAGGAGCTCAGTCCGGCTGTTTTGAACAAGAGCCCCTCGAAAG GCTCCAGGTTCATCAGTGTCTCCGAGGATAACCTTCTGACGCCGCAGTGTGTTTCTACAGACCACAGCAGCTCATGGAGCCGAGACCTGAGCTTCACGAGGGATTCCTTCTGTGAGACTCCCATGAGCCTCTGTGTGAAGAGCAGCTCCCGCTCCGAGCCAACCATCATCCTGAGCAAACCTGTTCTTCCCAAGAGCCTCTGCTGCGACGACAGCGCCTTGGACTCGTCCAGTGAAGAGCGCTCTCACACCGGACCCACGCTACTGAAGATCAAACAAGCTTTCGGTGGATCTCACAGTGACCTCCACAGCATCGTCACACAGCAGAACCACGAGGAACCGCAAGACAGCACTTGTGCAAACTCTGAGGCGGCCGAAACCAAATCAGTGTCTGATTCAGATGATAACAGATGGTTAGAGACCGTTAACACACCTCTACATATAGACAGCACTCTGTTCGACAGCGGACCGAAATGGTTTGTAGACACCAGCTCTAACGGATCCCTTTGTCTTGAAAATAAAAGCAGGGGTTTTCTAAAAGAGACGTCTGGAGACTGCAGCCAACTGGTCGACGCTTTAGACATCCAGAGTCCCGTGGCTTTCAGACTGGAGACGTCCAACAGAGTTCAATCTACTCCGTATGCAACAAGATCCCAAACGAATAACAATACGTCTCTGCTGAGCGAACTCAAAGAGTCTTTAGTAACAGATAAGACCGACGAAGATCAAGCGGAGATGCCACAGAACCCTACCGGAGCCAATGAAGCTCGCCGAATGAGAGTCGCCGAACAGATTAAACGCTTCAACATGATGACGCTGAATTCACCCCAAACCAAAGTGGTCCGATCTCCTCTGAAGCTCCAGCGCACGCCGGTCCGGCAGTCGGTCAGGAGGATCAACTCTCTGATCGGAGGCCGGAAGGACACAAGGATGGGTTGGTGCTCCGCCAGTCAGAGGAAGACCGTGAGTTTAGAAAGTGGTTTGCAAACATCCTCGAAACCCAAACCTCCAGTTCCTCCGGAGAAACCAGCGATCAAAGCGCTGGAAGACGTCACCAATAAGGCTCCAAAGACCAAGTGTGACACCCTCTCAGCCAATAAGAACGCTGCACATGAACGTCCCAAATCAATCCTGCTACAAGTGTCTAAAAGCGATACGAGTCACTACAGAGGTTCACCTAAAAACCCTCTAACTCAGGGAAGACTGCTGCCAGTGATGAAACCCATTGATATATGA
- the arhgap11a gene encoding rho GTPase-activating protein 11A isoform X1, which translates to MKVLERNVVRLAVVQHLRSVYGIKIKNWNKNRNKQTSSNTVKVFGVALEALPHCHVLDYGDVPCFIADVCTSLLEHLDTEGLFRKSGSVVRVKSLRARLEQGEDCLSTALPLDVAGLLKQFFRELPEPVLTPDLHSAFLKAQELPTDEERTSATVLLSCVLPDRNLNTLRYFFSFLKSVSQRCAENKMDSSNLSVIFAPNLFHCGDGGDKMSSSTEKRLKHQAAAVQRLIDNAQHLGVVPRFLMEKVPVMLGCDAGVFSPSSVSLEDSNAHSDLKKSNRRSLGDMVNGALNRFKTSRTPTHTPQSDGAVFSIATPVIMTPNSKRKLPVESTHTYGFSSKKRRSIKKNLGLELFPNALFGGASTPGSAHSAAGALDSSHSGLLSSVGRNTRASSSSAKRKSRRLRVRRVESGKAGCFSPRVAKKEPVRKSLRLRFSLGKSSRESNVITHSQPGPKRSEVIGFRLATQSSGFHFTKELSPAVLNKSPSKGSRFISVSEDNLLTPQCVSTDHSSSWSRDLSFTRDSFCETPMSLCVKSSSRSEPTIILSKPVLPKSLCCDDSALDSSSEERSHTGPTLLKIKQAFGGSHSDLHSIVTQQNHEEPQDSTCANSEAAETKSVSDSDDNRWLETVNTPLHIDSTLFDSGPKWFVDTSSNGSLCLENKSRGFLKETSGDCSQLVDALDIQSPVAFRLETSNRVQSTPYATRSQTNNNTSLLSELKESLVTDKTDEDQAEMPQNPTGANEARRMRVAEQIKRFNMMTLNSPQTKVVRSPLKLQRTPVRQSVRRINSLIGGRKDTRMGWCSASQRKTVSLESGLQTSSKPKPPVPPEKPAIKALEDVTNKAPKTKCDTLSANKNAAHERPKSILLQVSKSDTSHYRGSPKNPLTQGRLLPVMKPIDI; encoded by the exons ATGAAGGTTTTGGAGCGAAATGTGGTTCGTCTGGCCGTTGTTCAGCATCTCCGATCGGTTTATGGAATAAAAATCAAAAactggaataaaaacagaaacaaacagacaTCGTCGAACACG GTGAAGGTGTTTGGGGTTGCTCTTGAAGCTCTGCCACACTGTCATGTGTTAGACTACGGAGATGTACCCTG TTTTATAGCAGATGTTTGTACGAGTCTCCTGGAGCATCTGGACACCGAGGGGCTCTTCAGGAAGTCTGGTTCTGTGGTGCGGGTCAAGAGCCTCAGG GCCCGACTGGAGCAGGGCGAGGACTGTCTGTCCACTGCTCTCCCGCTGGACGTCGCTGGACTTCTGAAGCAGTTTTTCCGGGAGCTTCCCGAACCGGTTCTGACCCCTGACCTCCACAGTGCTTTCCTGAAGGCCCAGGAGCTGCCCACGGATGAGGAGAGGACCTCGGCCACGGTCCTGCTGTCCTGCGTGCTGCCCGACAGGAATCTAAACACACTGCGGTACTTCTTCAGTTTCCTGAAGAGCGTCTCCCAGCG ATGTGCTGAGAATAAGATGGACAGCAGTAATCTGTCGGTCATCTTCGCTCCTAATCTCTTTCACTGTGGAGACGGCGGGGACAAGATGAGCAGCAGCACAGAGAAGAGACTCAAGCATCAGGCAGCGGCCGTGCAGCGGCTCATAGACAACGCTCAACacctcg GTGTGGTTCCTCGGTTCCTGATGGAGAAGGTTCCAGTCATGTTGGGTTGTGATGCTGGAGTGTTTTCTCCATCGTCTGTGTCTCTAGAAGACAGTAACGCTCACTCAGACCTGAAGAAGAGCAACAGACGCAGTTTAGGAG ACATGGTTAATGGAGCTCTGAATAGGTTTAAAACTAGTAGAACCCCAACACATACCCCTCAGTCCGATGGAGCAG TTTTCTCCATAGCCACTCCTGTCATCATGACTCCGAACTCCAAGCGTAAGCTTCCTGTCGAGTCGACACACACTTACGGGTTCTCGAGCAAGAAACGCAGGTCCATCAAGAAGAACCTGGGCCTGGAGCTGTTCCCGAACGCTCTGTTTGGAGGAGCGTCTACACCTGGATCAG CACACAGCGCAGCAGGAGCTCTGGACTCGTCTCACAGCGGTTTACTGTCGTCTGTGGGCAGAAACACTCGGGCGTCCAGCAGCTCGGCCAAGAGGAAGAGCAGACGACTCAGAGTCCGCAG AGTTGAATCGGGGAAGGCCGGCTGTTTCTCGCCCAGAGTCGCTAAGAAAGAGCCTGTGAGGAAATCTCTGCGTCTGCGCTTCAGTTTGGGCAAATCCAGCCGAGAGTCT AACGTCATTACACACTCACAACCGGGGCcgaagaggtcagaggtcataggTTTTCGCCTAGCGACACAGAGTTCTGGGTTTCACTTCACCAAGGAGCTCAGTCCGGCTGTTTTGAACAAGAGCCCCTCGAAAG GCTCCAGGTTCATCAGTGTCTCCGAGGATAACCTTCTGACGCCGCAGTGTGTTTCTACAGACCACAGCAGCTCATGGAGCCGAGACCTGAGCTTCACGAGGGATTCCTTCTGTGAGACTCCCATGAGCCTCTGTGTGAAGAGCAGCTCCCGCTCCGAGCCAACCATCATCCTGAGCAAACCTGTTCTTCCCAAGAGCCTCTGCTGCGACGACAGCGCCTTGGACTCGTCCAGTGAAGAGCGCTCTCACACCGGACCCACGCTACTGAAGATCAAACAAGCTTTCGGTGGATCTCACAGTGACCTCCACAGCATCGTCACACAGCAGAACCACGAGGAACCGCAAGACAGCACTTGTGCAAACTCTGAGGCGGCCGAAACCAAATCAGTGTCTGATTCAGATGATAACAGATGGTTAGAGACCGTTAACACACCTCTACATATAGACAGCACTCTGTTCGACAGCGGACCGAAATGGTTTGTAGACACCAGCTCTAACGGATCCCTTTGTCTTGAAAATAAAAGCAGGGGTTTTCTAAAAGAGACGTCTGGAGACTGCAGCCAACTGGTCGACGCTTTAGACATCCAGAGTCCCGTGGCTTTCAGACTGGAGACGTCCAACAGAGTTCAATCTACTCCGTATGCAACAAGATCCCAAACGAATAACAATACGTCTCTGCTGAGCGAACTCAAAGAGTCTTTAGTAACAGATAAGACCGACGAAGATCAAGCGGAGATGCCACAGAACCCTACCGGAGCCAATGAAGCTCGCCGAATGAGAGTCGCCGAACAGATTAAACGCTTCAACATGATGACGCTGAATTCACCCCAAACCAAAGTGGTCCGATCTCCTCTGAAGCTCCAGCGCACGCCGGTCCGGCAGTCGGTCAGGAGGATCAACTCTCTGATCGGAGGCCGGAAGGACACAAGGATGGGTTGGTGCTCCGCCAGTCAGAGGAAGACCGTGAGTTTAGAAAGTGGTTTGCAAACATCCTCGAAACCCAAACCTCCAGTTCCTCCGGAGAAACCAGCGATCAAAGCGCTGGAAGACGTCACCAATAAGGCTCCAAAGACCAAGTGTGACACCCTCTCAGCCAATAAGAACGCTGCACATGAACGTCCCAAATCAATCCTGCTACAAGTGTCTAAAAGCGATACGAGTCACTACAGAGGTTCACCTAAAAACCCTCTAACTCAGGGAAGACTGCTGCCAGTGATGAAACCCATTGATATATGA